A genomic stretch from Desulfolutivibrio sulfodismutans DSM 3696 includes:
- a CDS encoding DnaJ C-terminal domain-containing protein, whose amino-acid sequence MSVEYKDYYKLLGVTKAASQEELSKAFKKLARKHHPDLNPNNPDAEKNFKEINEAYEVLKDPEKRKLYDSLGPNWKDGQNFQPPPGYGNAHFHFGGAGGPGGQQFDAGSFSDFFETLFGGAAGGGARFHDASGFSGGGGGFSGFSRGAARGPARGQDVTATLDLTLEEAYQGGSKAISLQEQTIRPDGSPAMQTKTLSVNIPCGVREGAKIRLSGQGSPGTGGGRAGDLYLKVRILPHALFKLEEHNVVLDLPLTPWEAALGATVRVPTLDGHVDLNIPPGMGSGKKLRIPGKGLCGKTRADQLVRIMIQVPAAPTDQERKLWEKLAKASTFSPRTF is encoded by the coding sequence ATGAGCGTGGAATACAAAGACTATTACAAGCTTCTGGGCGTGACCAAGGCCGCCAGCCAGGAGGAGCTCTCCAAGGCGTTCAAAAAGCTTGCCCGCAAGCACCACCCCGACCTCAACCCCAACAACCCCGACGCGGAGAAGAATTTCAAGGAAATCAACGAGGCCTACGAGGTCTTGAAAGACCCCGAAAAGCGCAAGCTCTACGATTCCCTGGGCCCCAACTGGAAGGACGGCCAGAACTTCCAGCCGCCGCCGGGATACGGGAACGCCCACTTCCATTTCGGCGGCGCGGGCGGCCCCGGAGGCCAGCAGTTCGACGCCGGATCATTCAGCGACTTCTTCGAGACCCTTTTCGGCGGCGCGGCCGGGGGCGGGGCGCGGTTTCACGACGCCTCGGGCTTTTCCGGAGGCGGGGGCGGCTTTAGCGGGTTTTCGCGCGGGGCCGCGCGCGGCCCGGCCCGGGGCCAGGACGTCACCGCCACCCTGGACCTGACCCTGGAGGAGGCCTACCAGGGCGGCTCCAAGGCCATCAGCCTTCAGGAGCAGACCATCCGCCCCGACGGTTCCCCGGCCATGCAGACCAAGACCCTAAGCGTAAACATCCCGTGCGGGGTGCGCGAAGGGGCCAAGATCCGCCTGTCGGGCCAGGGGAGTCCGGGCACGGGAGGCGGCCGGGCCGGGGATCTGTACCTCAAGGTACGCATCCTGCCCCATGCCCTTTTCAAGCTCGAAGAACACAACGTGGTCCTGGATCTGCCCCTGACCCCGTGGGAGGCGGCGCTTGGGGCCACGGTGCGGGTGCCCACCCTGGACGGGCATGTCGATCTGAACATCCCGCCGGGCATGGGCAGCGGCAAAAAGCTGCGCATCCCCGGCAAGGGGCTGTGCGGCAAGACCCGGGCCGACCAACTGGTGCGGATCATGATCCAGGTTCCGGCCGCACCCACGGATCAGGAGCGCAAGCTGTGGGAAAAGCTGGCCAAGGCCTCGACCTTTTCGCCCAGAACCTTCTAG
- a CDS encoding chaperone modulator CbpM, producing the protein MDITHVIHAAAPARSGHITWTEVIELTGLHPSTLGELIDLGWITPVIIRDESFLFKPGDIYRLRKLDRIVRDFELPLLGASIIVDLLERIEYLENKVRELDRLL; encoded by the coding sequence ATGGACATCACGCACGTCATACACGCCGCGGCGCCTGCGCGCTCGGGGCACATCACCTGGACCGAGGTCATCGAGCTGACCGGCCTGCACCCCTCCACCCTGGGCGAACTCATCGACCTGGGCTGGATCACGCCGGTGATCATCCGGGACGAGTCGTTTCTCTTCAAGCCCGGGGACATCTACCGCCTGCGCAAGCTGGACCGCATTGTGCGCGATTTCGAACTGCCGCTTCTCGGCGCAAGCATCATCGTCGATCTCTTGGAGCGCATCGAATATCTGGAAAACAAGGTGCGCGAGCTGGACCGTCTGTTGTGA
- a CDS encoding helix-turn-helix domain-containing protein produces the protein MNDDLELVRGSGNAFQDFGHEGAGLLQARALLAARIVRTLDDRGLSTREAARLTGIAHSEFSRIRNARLARFSLDRLITILGRLDTTVEVNVTFRKRQAVIRDGAPA, from the coding sequence ATGAACGATGATCTGGAACTTGTCAGGGGAAGCGGCAACGCCTTCCAGGATTTTGGACATGAGGGCGCAGGCCTTTTGCAGGCACGTGCGCTGCTGGCGGCCAGGATCGTCCGCACGCTGGATGATCGCGGGCTTTCCACCCGCGAGGCCGCGCGGCTGACGGGTATCGCCCATTCCGAATTTTCCCGCATCCGCAATGCCCGGTTGGCGCGGTTCTCCCTGGATCGCCTGATCACGATCCTGGGGCGGCTGGACACGACCGTGGAGGTGAACGTCACGTTCCGGAAGCGGCAGGCGGTCATTCGCGATGGCGCGCCTGCCTGA
- a CDS encoding type II toxin-antitoxin system RelE/ParE family toxin, whose protein sequence is MAGDDAAWAVGFTRRAEEDLRGIFAFLSENDGPDIAEAILEKFVRARDSLKELPDRGRIPPELQRVNILSYREIQVAPYRVIYQVNKAAREVYIHVVADGRRNFTELLRERLLMPPVSG, encoded by the coding sequence ATGGCCGGGGATGACGCGGCCTGGGCGGTCGGGTTCACCCGCCGCGCGGAAGAAGACCTGCGGGGTATCTTCGCGTTTCTGTCTGAAAACGACGGCCCGGACATCGCCGAGGCGATTCTTGAAAAATTCGTCAGGGCGCGCGACAGCCTGAAGGAGCTTCCCGACCGGGGGCGTATCCCGCCGGAATTGCAGCGGGTCAACATCCTCTCCTATCGGGAAATCCAGGTCGCGCCGTACCGGGTCATCTACCAGGTCAACAAGGCGGCCCGCGAAGTGTACATCCATGTCGTGGCCGACGGGCGGCGCAACTTCACCGAGCTCTTGCGGGAGCGGCTGCTCATGCCGCCTGTTTCGGGGTGA
- a CDS encoding type II toxin-antitoxin system Phd/YefM family antitoxin, whose protein sequence is MQLHSDIKPISWLKNNAKQLIETVAETGNPMVITQNGEAKAVVMNVKAYDQMQESLALLRMLADSARDVEAGQVRDADAVFADIRTMIAEKRDGRG, encoded by the coding sequence ATGCAACTGCATTCGGATATCAAGCCCATCTCCTGGCTCAAGAACAATGCGAAGCAACTGATTGAAACCGTTGCCGAAACGGGCAATCCCATGGTCATCACCCAAAACGGCGAGGCCAAGGCCGTGGTGATGAACGTCAAGGCCTACGACCAGATGCAGGAAAGTCTGGCGCTCTTGCGCATGCTGGCGGACAGCGCGCGTGATGTGGAGGCTGGGCAGGTTCGCGATGCGGACGCGGTCTTTGCCGACATCCGTACGATGATCGCGGAGAAGCGCGATGGCCGGGGATGA
- the malQ gene encoding 4-alpha-glucanotransferase produces the protein MKRRGSGILLHITSLPSRFGVGDFGPASRRFIDFCARSAQSYWQILPLTPTSTFIGNSPYSGDSAFALNPVLISPEKMVEDGYLEPGEIEGFVQDDPMTADYDRAEAFKMGLLRLAFERCREGLEGDPWFAAFLAENAFWLEEYALFRAIKDTRGGQEWTGWPRELRTREAAALADVRRERAEAMGFVTFVQYLLARQWQDVRRYAADNNILIIGDAPIYVTQDSADVWSNQGLFRLDAEGQPLFVAGVPPDYFSATGQRWGNPVYDWPAHEATRFAWWTKRLGHAFRLYDFIRLDHFRGFEAYWEIPAEETTAVNGQWVKAPGMALFRELLHRFPTLPIIAEDLGVITAEVRELKDRFEFPGMKILQFAFGPEIAENRDAPHNHEASSVVYTGTHDNTTTRAWFESEAGEEGRRVLFDYLGREFGALEAPWILIRQAMMSVANTAILPMQDILSLGEEARMNKPSVAKGNWSWRVDEQRLTDGLAAFLAYVTGLYGRNH, from the coding sequence ATGAAACGCAGAGGAAGCGGCATCCTGCTCCATATCACGTCCCTGCCGTCGCGGTTCGGCGTGGGGGACTTCGGCCCGGCCAGCCGCCGGTTCATCGATTTTTGCGCCAGGTCGGCCCAGTCCTACTGGCAGATTTTGCCGCTGACCCCCACCTCGACGTTTATCGGCAACTCGCCCTACAGCGGCGATTCGGCCTTTGCCCTAAATCCCGTGCTGATAAGCCCGGAGAAGATGGTGGAGGACGGCTACCTGGAGCCTGGCGAGATCGAGGGGTTCGTCCAGGACGATCCGATGACGGCCGACTACGACCGGGCCGAGGCCTTCAAGATGGGGCTTTTGCGCCTGGCCTTCGAGAGATGCCGGGAAGGGCTTGAGGGCGACCCGTGGTTTGCGGCGTTTTTGGCCGAAAACGCCTTCTGGCTGGAGGAATACGCGCTTTTTCGGGCCATCAAGGACACCCGCGGCGGCCAGGAATGGACGGGCTGGCCCCGGGAGCTGCGGACCCGGGAGGCCGCGGCCCTGGCCGACGTGCGCCGGGAGCGGGCCGAGGCCATGGGCTTCGTGACCTTTGTGCAGTATCTTTTGGCCCGGCAGTGGCAGGACGTGCGCCGCTACGCAGCGGACAACAACATCCTGATCATCGGCGACGCCCCCATCTACGTGACCCAGGACAGCGCCGACGTGTGGTCCAACCAGGGGCTTTTCCGGCTTGATGCCGAGGGGCAGCCCCTGTTCGTGGCCGGGGTGCCGCCGGACTATTTCAGCGCCACGGGGCAGCGGTGGGGAAATCCCGTGTACGACTGGCCCGCCCATGAGGCCACCCGGTTCGCCTGGTGGACGAAACGTCTGGGCCACGCCTTTAGGCTCTACGACTTCATCCGCCTGGACCATTTCCGGGGGTTCGAGGCCTATTGGGAGATTCCGGCCGAGGAGACGACGGCGGTCAACGGCCAGTGGGTCAAGGCCCCGGGCATGGCCCTTTTTCGGGAGCTTTTGCACCGCTTCCCGACCCTGCCGATCATCGCCGAGGATCTGGGGGTCATCACCGCCGAGGTGCGCGAACTCAAGGACCGCTTCGAATTCCCGGGCATGAAGATCCTGCAGTTCGCCTTTGGCCCGGAGATCGCGGAAAACCGCGACGCGCCGCACAACCATGAGGCGTCAAGCGTGGTCTATACCGGCACCCACGACAACACCACCACCCGGGCCTGGTTCGAGTCCGAGGCCGGGGAGGAGGGCCGCCGCGTTCTTTTCGACTATCTGGGTCGGGAGTTCGGCGCCCTGGAGGCCCCCTGGATCCTGATCCGGCAGGCCATGATGAGTGTGGCCAACACGGCCATCCTGCCCATGCAGGACATCCTGTCCCTGGGCGAGGAGGCGCGCATGAACAAGCCGTCCGTGGCCAAGGGCAACTGGTCCTGGCGGGTGGACGAACAACGCCTGACCGACGGTCTGGCGGCGTTTCTGGCCTACGTGACGGGGCTGTACGGACGAAATCACTGA
- the clpB gene encoding ATP-dependent chaperone ClpB — protein MDMNAFTQKSQQALSEAQAAAVRLGHQQVDAEHLLLALLQQDQGLVPRLLEKAGYDAGSYTAKLEEELSRQPRVSGPGSSPGSIYVTPRLNEVLVRAQDLAKSLKDEYVSVEHVFLALLDEPPSTIIGRINAAFGVDKNKILTALTAVRGGQRVTSADPEATYEALQKYGRDLVEEAKKGKLDPVIGRDEEIRRVIRILSRRTKNNPVLIGEAGVGKTAIVEGLAGRIVKKDVPEGLKEKTIYALDMGALIAGAKYRGEFEERLKAVLKEVQQSEGRILLFIDELHTIVGAGKTEGSMDAGNLLKPMLARGELHCIGATTLDEYRKYIEKDPALERRFQPVVVDEPTVEDTISILRGLKERFEVHHGVRISDSSIVEAAVLSSRYLPDRQLPDKAIDLIDEAAAMIRTEIDSLPAELDQAKREIMRLEIEREALRKETDKASKERLAKLEKELADLKEGQAASLAQWDKEKSAVEDIRRIKSEIERTRLLVEEAERNYDLNRAAELKYSTLATLERELAEREERMGAKSGVARMIREEVGPDDVASVIARWTGIPVTRLLETEREKLLHLAEKLHERVIGQDQAVTAVSDAVLRARAGLKDPNRPIGSFIFLGPTGVGKTELCKTLAAALFDTEENMVRLDMSEYMERHTVARLIGAPPGYIGYDEGGQLTEAVRRKPYSVVLFDEIEKAHGDVFNVLLQILDDGRLTDSHGRTVDFKNTIIIMTSNLGSNILLDGIRPDGDFEPGVPERVMEILRGHFRPEFLNRVDEIVLFKPLLRDQIGKIIELLMSGLRARLAERKISLTLTDAAKAHIVEAAYDPVYGARPLRRYLQAHVETPLARALIAGDVADGQDVAVDERDGGLAFV, from the coding sequence ATGGATATGAACGCCTTCACCCAAAAATCCCAGCAGGCCCTTTCCGAGGCCCAGGCCGCAGCCGTGCGCCTGGGGCATCAGCAGGTGGACGCCGAGCATCTGCTCCTGGCCCTTTTGCAGCAGGACCAGGGCCTTGTGCCCAGGCTTCTGGAAAAGGCCGGCTACGACGCCGGTTCCTACACCGCAAAGCTCGAAGAGGAGCTGTCCCGCCAGCCCCGGGTCAGCGGCCCGGGCTCAAGCCCCGGATCCATCTACGTCACCCCGCGCCTAAACGAAGTCCTGGTCCGGGCCCAGGATCTGGCCAAGAGCCTCAAAGACGAATACGTCAGCGTGGAGCACGTCTTCCTGGCCCTTCTCGACGAACCGCCCAGCACGATCATCGGCCGGATCAACGCCGCCTTCGGCGTGGACAAAAACAAGATCCTCACCGCCCTGACCGCTGTTCGCGGCGGCCAGCGGGTGACCTCGGCCGATCCCGAGGCCACCTACGAGGCCCTCCAAAAATACGGCCGCGACCTGGTGGAGGAGGCCAAAAAGGGCAAGCTCGATCCGGTCATCGGCCGCGACGAGGAGATACGCCGGGTCATCCGCATCCTGTCCAGGCGCACCAAGAACAACCCCGTGCTCATCGGCGAGGCGGGCGTGGGCAAGACCGCCATCGTGGAGGGCCTGGCCGGGCGCATCGTCAAAAAGGACGTGCCCGAGGGCTTAAAGGAAAAGACCATCTACGCCCTGGACATGGGCGCGCTGATCGCCGGGGCCAAGTACCGGGGCGAGTTCGAGGAACGCCTGAAGGCCGTGCTCAAGGAGGTGCAGCAGTCCGAAGGCCGCATCCTGCTTTTCATCGACGAGCTGCACACCATCGTGGGCGCGGGCAAGACCGAGGGCTCCATGGACGCCGGGAACCTCTTAAAGCCCATGCTGGCCCGGGGCGAACTGCACTGCATCGGGGCCACCACGCTGGACGAATACCGCAAGTACATCGAAAAAGACCCGGCCCTGGAACGGCGCTTCCAGCCCGTGGTGGTGGACGAGCCGACCGTGGAGGACACCATCTCCATCCTGCGCGGCCTGAAAGAACGCTTCGAGGTGCATCACGGCGTGCGCATCAGCGACTCGTCCATTGTCGAGGCCGCCGTGCTCTCCAGCCGCTACCTGCCCGACCGGCAGTTGCCGGACAAGGCCATCGACCTCATCGACGAGGCCGCGGCCATGATCCGCACCGAGATCGACTCCCTGCCCGCCGAACTGGATCAGGCCAAGCGGGAGATCATGCGCCTGGAGATCGAACGCGAGGCGCTGCGCAAGGAGACGGACAAGGCCTCCAAGGAGCGGCTGGCCAAGCTGGAAAAGGAGCTGGCCGACCTCAAGGAGGGACAGGCCGCGTCGCTGGCCCAGTGGGACAAGGAAAAATCCGCCGTGGAGGACATCCGGCGCATCAAGAGCGAGATTGAGCGCACCCGGCTTCTGGTCGAAGAAGCCGAACGCAACTATGACTTAAACCGCGCCGCCGAGCTGAAATATTCCACCCTGGCCACCCTGGAGCGGGAGCTTGCCGAACGCGAGGAGCGCATGGGGGCCAAGTCCGGCGTGGCGCGCATGATCCGCGAGGAGGTCGGCCCGGACGACGTGGCCTCGGTCATCGCCCGCTGGACAGGCATCCCGGTCACGCGCCTGCTTGAGACCGAACGCGAAAAGCTCCTGCATCTGGCCGAAAAGCTGCACGAACGGGTCATCGGCCAGGATCAGGCCGTGACGGCCGTGTCCGACGCGGTGCTGCGCGCCCGGGCCGGGCTCAAAGACCCCAACCGGCCCATCGGCTCGTTCATCTTCCTGGGGCCCACGGGTGTGGGCAAGACCGAGCTGTGCAAGACCCTGGCAGCGGCGCTCTTCGACACCGAGGAGAACATGGTGCGCCTGGACATGTCCGAATACATGGAACGGCACACCGTGGCCCGGCTTATCGGCGCGCCTCCGGGCTACATCGGCTACGACGAGGGCGGCCAGCTCACCGAGGCCGTGCGCAGAAAGCCCTATAGCGTTGTGCTTTTCGACGAGATCGAAAAGGCCCACGGCGACGTGTTCAACGTGCTGTTGCAGATCCTCGACGACGGCCGTTTGACGGATTCGCACGGCCGCACCGTGGATTTCAAGAACACCATCATCATCATGACCTCGAACCTGGGCTCGAACATCCTGCTCGACGGCATCCGCCCGGACGGCGACTTCGAGCCGGGCGTGCCCGAGCGGGTCATGGAGATTCTGCGCGGCCATTTCCGGCCGGAGTTCCTGAACCGGGTGGACGAGATCGTGCTCTTTAAGCCGCTTCTGCGGGACCAGATCGGCAAGATCATCGAGCTGCTCATGTCCGGGCTGCGGGCCCGGCTGGCCGAACGCAAGATCAGCCTGACGCTGACCGACGCGGCCAAGGCCCATATCGTGGAGGCGGCCTATGACCCGGTCTATGGGGCCAGGCCGCTTCGGCGCTACCTCCAGGCCCATGTGGAGACGCCGCTGGCCCGGGCGCTCATCGCCGGGGATGTGGCGGATGGGCAGGACGTGGCCGTGGATGAACGGGATGGAGGGCTTGCGTTCGTGTAA
- a CDS encoding AEC family transporter, with protein sequence MSLFVSTLLNPIFPICAVLLVGIFFAKCKLFDSANAQAINKFVFYVGMPALLFGLLTNTDFSNMSMRLPLVYLLCEAIIFFCGTMICRYFLKRSFEESLLLAMAACFVNHAFFVLPIANILYGKKAAELITFIIVDDTIVLFGGMTVVMELLRNRQESYLNTAKKLITNPIVITICMGCLVNFFHIDLHDGFHTYTDFVGKAAAPTSMFALGIIIAANIKKRIDVCALSIMSLKLILFPVLIWTAILWIPLPEGVSKDTLMLTSAGPCGAMPFVLAVQYRVNPDSIGLAIVYSTLLSLLTLALVS encoded by the coding sequence ATGTCTCTCTTTGTATCTACCCTTCTCAATCCGATCTTTCCGATTTGCGCGGTCCTGCTTGTCGGGATTTTCTTTGCCAAGTGCAAACTATTTGATTCCGCCAATGCGCAGGCAATCAATAAATTCGTCTTCTATGTGGGCATGCCCGCGTTACTGTTCGGACTGCTGACCAACACTGATTTCAGCAATATGAGCATGCGCCTGCCACTCGTGTATCTTCTTTGCGAAGCTATTATATTTTTCTGCGGCACTATGATATGTCGATATTTTCTCAAACGTAGTTTTGAAGAATCGTTGCTTCTCGCTATGGCTGCATGCTTTGTGAACCACGCCTTCTTTGTTCTTCCGATTGCGAACATTTTATACGGAAAAAAAGCTGCTGAACTCATTACCTTTATCATTGTCGATGATACAATTGTTCTTTTTGGCGGCATGACCGTTGTGATGGAGCTGCTCCGTAATCGCCAAGAAAGTTATCTCAATACAGCAAAAAAGCTGATCACCAACCCGATTGTCATCACCATATGCATGGGTTGTCTTGTCAACTTCTTTCATATAGACTTACATGATGGATTTCATACGTATACTGATTTTGTGGGCAAAGCGGCTGCACCAACCTCCATGTTCGCGCTCGGCATCATAATTGCTGCCAATATCAAGAAACGCATTGATGTCTGCGCGTTATCCATCATGTCTTTAAAACTGATTCTTTTTCCAGTGTTGATCTGGACCGCCATTCTATGGATCCCTCTTCCTGAAGGCGTTTCAAAGGATACGCTGATGTTAACCAGCGCTGGTCCTTGCGGAGCCATGCCGTTTGTCCTGGCGGTCCAATATCGCGTCAATCCAGACAGTATCGGTTTGGCCATTGTCTATTCCACTCTACTCTCCCTGCTCACACTGGCTCTGGTCAGTTAG
- a CDS encoding ABC transporter permease, whose protein sequence is MKLASDIRVAGRLARRELRGGFSGMRVFLACLALGVAAVCGVLSLSAGLRAGLAADAALLLGGDVEVTSPGAPLDAAPLAQLAAAGRVSGIVSMRAMVTAGVGGGGLRRALVSLRAVDDAYPLVGAVALSPDMPLTQALAEEGGLPGAVAAPELMSRLGLAVGDTVRLGQASYAIRAVLVREPDRMMSFWGFGPRFVVAENSLAATGLVQPGSLLRYAYRVALAPGRDPAALVAALESAFPGASWRVRQASGASPGLSGFFERLTGIMGLVGLSALLLGGLGVAGAVRGQINARATSLAAMRSVGASSRVLFLVCLLQILFLAALGIGLGLAMGAGAPFAVAPLLGELSPVRIVPVLSPAALGTAAAFGLLTTLFFSLPPLSAAGRISPLTLFRGYGELPAGRPGWGVLAVTAVCGLGIAALAVGITGDRRLGLGFVGAAVLSAVVLRGAGWALLRGLHLFPLPRHPLLALAVSGLRRPGNAAAGVVAALGLGLTALSAMALVDANFRELVTRELPEKAPAYFFIDIQPHQLAAFEEAARQTPGVTAVQTAPNLRGRIVKVRGMAAEKANVDPDTAWVARGDRGMTFSRTPPENSAIVAGAFWPPDYAGPPLASMDAEAAAGYGVRLGDTVTINVQGREIDVTVTSFRRINWLSLGINYVFVLSPGSLDGLPLTYLATAYTAPEPPRPDGAPKAADEALFAAVSAAFPNVTAVSVGETLSDITAIAEKIGLAVTASALATLVAGILVLAQTLGGALAARSREAVIFKVCGATRGDMLTMLVAEHAVTGAAAGLSALFLGTACAALFVIGYLKMTWRFTAGPALVTIALAAGLTVLLSLGGTVRLLGKKAWPYLRNE, encoded by the coding sequence GTGAAACTGGCGAGCGACATACGCGTGGCCGGGCGGCTGGCCCGGCGCGAACTGCGCGGCGGATTTTCCGGGATGCGGGTCTTTTTGGCCTGTCTGGCCCTGGGCGTGGCCGCCGTGTGCGGGGTGTTGAGCCTGTCCGCCGGACTCAGGGCCGGGCTGGCCGCAGACGCGGCCCTGCTCCTGGGCGGCGATGTGGAGGTCACCTCGCCGGGCGCGCCGCTTGATGCCGCTCCCCTGGCCCAGCTTGCCGCCGCCGGGAGGGTCTCGGGCATCGTCTCCATGCGGGCCATGGTCACGGCCGGGGTCGGCGGCGGGGGCCTGCGGCGCGCCCTGGTGTCGCTTCGGGCTGTGGACGACGCCTATCCCCTGGTCGGCGCGGTGGCGCTGTCCCCGGACATGCCCCTGACCCAGGCCCTGGCCGAAGAAGGCGGCCTGCCCGGGGCCGTGGCCGCGCCGGAGCTCATGTCCCGGCTGGGGCTGGCCGTGGGCGACACGGTACGTCTGGGACAGGCGAGCTACGCCATCCGGGCCGTCCTCGTGCGGGAGCCGGATCGCATGATGAGCTTTTGGGGGTTCGGGCCGCGTTTTGTGGTGGCCGAAAACAGTCTGGCGGCCACGGGGCTGGTGCAGCCGGGGAGCCTATTGCGCTACGCCTACAGGGTGGCCCTGGCCCCGGGGCGCGATCCTGCGGCCCTTGTCGCCGCGCTCGAGAGCGCCTTTCCCGGGGCCTCCTGGCGGGTGCGCCAGGCCTCGGGAGCCTCGCCGGGCCTGTCCGGATTTTTCGAACGCTTAACCGGCATCATGGGGCTGGTGGGGCTGTCCGCCCTGCTTTTGGGCGGGCTTGGCGTGGCCGGGGCCGTTCGCGGCCAGATCAACGCCCGGGCCACGTCCCTGGCGGCCATGCGCTCCGTGGGGGCCTCCTCCCGGGTGCTCTTTCTCGTCTGCCTGCTCCAGATCCTTTTCCTGGCCGCCCTGGGCATCGGCCTGGGGCTGGCCATGGGGGCGGGCGCGCCCTTTGCCGTGGCCCCGCTTCTGGGGGAGCTGTCGCCGGTGCGCATCGTCCCTGTTCTGTCGCCTGCCGCCCTGGGCACGGCCGCCGCCTTCGGGCTTCTGACCACGCTATTTTTCAGCCTGCCGCCCCTGTCCGCCGCCGGACGCATCTCGCCCCTGACGCTTTTTCGCGGCTACGGCGAGCTTCCCGCCGGCCGCCCGGGATGGGGCGTTTTGGCCGTGACGGCGGTCTGCGGCCTGGGCATCGCGGCCCTGGCCGTGGGGATTACCGGCGACCGGCGGCTGGGGCTGGGCTTTGTCGGCGCGGCCGTGCTGTCCGCCGTGGTCCTGCGGGGGGCGGGGTGGGCCTTGCTGCGCGGGCTGCACCTTTTCCCCCTGCCGCGCCATCCGCTTTTAGCCCTGGCCGTGTCGGGGCTGAGGCGGCCGGGCAACGCGGCGGCCGGGGTGGTGGCGGCGCTTGGGCTTGGGCTGACGGCGCTGTCGGCCATGGCCTTGGTGGACGCCAATTTCCGCGAACTGGTCACCCGGGAGCTGCCGGAAAAGGCCCCGGCCTATTTTTTCATCGACATCCAGCCCCACCAACTGGCCGCCTTCGAGGAGGCGGCGCGCCAAACGCCCGGGGTCACGGCCGTGCAGACCGCGCCCAACCTGCGCGGGCGCATCGTCAAGGTGCGCGGCATGGCGGCCGAGAAGGCCAATGTCGATCCGGACACGGCCTGGGTGGCCCGGGGGGACCGGGGCATGACCTTTTCCCGCACCCCGCCGGAGAATTCCGCCATCGTGGCCGGGGCCTTCTGGCCGCCGGACTATGCCGGGCCGCCCCTGGCCTCCATGGATGCCGAGGCCGCCGCAGGCTATGGGGTGCGCCTGGGCGACACCGTGACCATCAACGTCCAGGGCCGGGAGATCGACGTGACCGTGACCAGTTTTCGGCGCATCAACTGGCTGTCGCTCGGCATCAACTACGTTTTCGTGCTCTCGCCCGGGTCGCTCGACGGCCTGCCCCTGACCTATCTGGCCACGGCCTACACCGCGCCGGAGCCGCCGCGTCCGGACGGGGCGCCCAAGGCCGCCGACGAGGCCCTGTTTGCGGCCGTGTCCGCCGCCTTCCCCAACGTCACGGCGGTCAGCGTGGGCGAGACGCTCTCGGACATCACGGCCATCGCCGAGAAGATCGGCCTGGCCGTGACCGCCTCGGCCCTGGCCACGCTCGTGGCCGGAATCCTGGTCCTGGCCCAGACGCTCGGCGGGGCGCTGGCGGCGCGGTCGCGCGAGGCGGTGATTTTCAAGGTCTGCGGGGCCACGCGGGGGGACATGCTGACCATGCTGGTGGCCGAACATGCCGTGACCGGCGCGGCCGCCGGGCTGTCGGCGCTTTTCCTCGGCACGGCCTGCGCCGCGCTGTTCGTCATCGGCTATCTGAAGATGACCTGGCGCTTCACGGCCGGTCCGGCCCTTGTGACCATCGCCCTGGCCGCCGGACTCACCGTGCTTTTGAGCCTCGGGGGCACGGTGCGGCTTTTGGGCAAGAAGGCCTGGCCGTATCTGCGGAACGAGTAG
- a CDS encoding type II toxin-antitoxin system RelE/ParE family toxin, producing the protein MQKSFPLDPLQKTLSRFAPALPNGDKSANTPYMKLTRPVSWIKAARKDFETFPLDVQSDILSALTMVADGVTPGVAKPLKGLDGGVFELALRHRGDAFRAVYALKIDSDIWVLHAFQKKSKHGIKTPLSEINLIRERLRRLQEALR; encoded by the coding sequence TTGCAAAAAAGTTTCCCCCTGGACCCCCTTCAAAAAACTCTGTCGCGCTTCGCGCCTGCCTTGCCAAATGGTGACAAATCTGCCAACACACCTTATATGAAACTGACACGGCCGGTTTCCTGGATCAAAGCTGCTCGCAAGGATTTCGAGACGTTCCCTTTGGATGTCCAGTCAGATATCCTGAGCGCTTTGACCATGGTGGCGGATGGCGTGACCCCGGGAGTGGCCAAGCCGCTCAAGGGCTTGGACGGCGGCGTCTTCGAACTGGCCCTGCGCCATCGGGGTGACGCTTTCCGTGCGGTCTATGCGTTGAAAATCGATTCGGACATTTGGGTGCTGCACGCGTTCCAGAAGAAATCGAAACACGGGATAAAAACGCCCCTGTCGGAGATCAACCTCATCCGGGAGCGTCTGCGGCGGCTTCAGGAGGCATTACGATGA